AAGGACGACCTCATGCGCCGCATCGATGCTCCGACCTATGCGACCCGGGATCTCGGTCTCCTGCTGCTCCGTCTCGTCGTCGGCTTCAGCATGGCGGCGTTCCATGGCTACGGGAAGATCTCGGGCGGGCCCGAGCGCTGGGCGCGCATCGGGGCCGCCCTGCCCGACCTCGGCATTCACGGGCTGCACACCTTCTGGGGCTTCATGGCGGGCTTCGCCGAGTTCGGCTGCTCCCTCCTCCTGATGCTCGGCTTGTTCTTCCGTCCCGCCGCGGCGCTGCTCGGCTTCAACATGTGCGTCGCCATCAGCAGACACTTGCGCCTGCCCGCCGGGGAGGAGAGCGCCGGCTGGAACGGCGCCTCGCACGCCCTCGAGTTCCTCGGGGTCTACCTCGCCCTCTTCCTGACCGGACCGGGCCCCTACGCCCTCGGCGTGCTCCGCCGGAAGTAAAAAGCGGCACGCGTGTATACTCGTGCGAGGTCATGCTGGACACGCCATTCGAGGAAATCGAGCCCACCGCGGACTGGGCGCTCCGTGTCCGCGGCCGCACCTTGCCGGCGCTTTTCACCGCCGCGGCCCGGGGCATGTTCAGCCTGCTCACCGACCTCTCTGCCGTCCGCCCCGAGGTGCGCCTCGAGCTGGACCTGCGCGCCTTCGATACCGAAACGCTGCTCGTCGACTGGCTCAACGAGCTCCTCTACCGGGCGGAGGAAAAGAAGATCGTCTTCAGCGTCTTCGACATCACGGCGCTCGAGCGGACGGACCCAGCGCGGCCGCTCGACCCGGCGCGCTTGCGCGCCCTCGTGGCAGGAGGCCCGTCGCGGGATCTCCACAAGGCGATCAAGGCCGCCACCTTCAGCGGCCTGTCGATTCGCCATGACGATGCGGGCTACGTGACCGAACTCGTCTTCGACGTTTGATACAAGGGGCTCGGTAGGATGATCACCCCTTGATGCAACCGATCGGGCGGAGGCGTGCGACCTTGTCGCTGACACCGGCCTGTTCCATGACGTCGACGACAAGGCTGGCGTCCTTGTAGGCCTCCGGCATCTCCTCGGCCACCGAGTCGCGGCCGTGGGCCATGACGATGACGCCGCGCTCTTCGAGCTCCTTGAAGAGGTCGCGTCCATGGGTCATTCTTTTCATCGCGGTGCGTGAGTGGGCGCGGCCCGCGCCATGGCAGGTAGAACCGAACGTCTCGCGCATCGAGCCCTCCTTGCCGACGAGCAGGTAGCTCGCCCGGCCCATGTCGCCCGGAATGAACGTGGGCTGGCCAAGGTCGCGGTACGCGGGCGGGAGGGAAGAATTGCCGGGGCCGAAGGCTCTCGTGGCACCCTTCCGGTGGACGCAGACCTTCCGGCCACCGTGCTCCTCGAACTTGGCGATGTTGTGACAGACGTCGTAGATAAGGTGAGCCTCGAGCGAGACTTCGGAAACCCCTAATGTCTGGGCCAAGACGCGGCGCGTGATAGCGGTCATGACCTGGCGGTTCGCCCAGGCGAAATTGGCCGCGCACGCCATCGCGGCGAGGTAGCGCTTGGCCTCGGGGCTGTGCAGCGGTGCGCAGCAGAGCTGGCGGTCGGGGAGGTCGATCCCGTAGTCGCGGCTCGCCTGGATCATCGTCTTGAGGAAGTCGTCGCAGACCTGATAGCCGAAGCCGCGCGAGCCCGAGTGCACCGAGAAACAGACGGTCCCTGGCCGTAGACCGAAGTGGTCGGCGACATCTCTGCGGTAGATCTCGTCCACTACCTGGATCTCGAGGAAGTGGTTACCGCTGCCGAGTGTGCCGACCTGCGGCATGCCACGGTTGAATGCCCGGTCGCTCACAGCTTTCGGATCGGCACCGGGGTAAACCCCGCCATCCTCGATGTGCTCGAGGTCCTCGGCAACCCCGTAGCCATGGTCGACTGCCCACTGAGCGCCTTGCGTGACGATCGCAATGCGGTCCTTCCCTTGCGGGGTGGGAATCGAGCCCGCACTCCCGACGCCGGCGGGGATCGAGTGGAAGAGGTTCCGCACCAGCTCGCGGAGCTTCGGCTGGACATCGCGCCGGTCGAGACTGGTGCGGACAATGCGGACGCCGCAATTGTGGACGACGAACCCGTTCGCGACAAAGGTGTGGTCGCGATGGGCCACGGTGAGGTCGTACACCCGCCGCACGCCGCGCCGGGGAACCTTCGCGGCGACCTCCTCCCAGACTACCTCGCCCCTCGACCACTCCTCGCACCAGTCGCTGAAGGTCGGGAAGCCGGCAGGAGCGCGGAGGGAACGCTTGGCCCCGCCGTAGATCGTGTGCTCGACAAACCTGAGATTGACCGGAACTCCTCCGGCCGACACGGCGGCCATGATCCTTTTCGCTCCCCAGCGGCTGATGGCACGGAGTTCGAGTATCTCGCGGCGCACCGTTTCGCGAGCGGCTACGAACGCCCGCTTTCGCTGCAGATAGCCGGTGGCAGCGCGGGCCAGGTTCGCGCGCTTTTCGCAGTACTCGTAGCCGATTCGACCCCAGAGACGGAGAAGATTCTCTTCGCGGCTGGAGATAACCAGCCGGAGGCGGATCGAGCGGCGGCCGTCGGAGTTGAGTTGCTCTGGGCGCGAGGAGACCGTGAGGGATGAGACACCGAAGCCCTCGAGCATGCGGGCCACCTCGAGGAGAAACTCCCGGCCGCTATCCACGTACCCCTCTCGCTTGACCGCGACGAGTACCGGACACTGAAAACTGTGATTCGCCCGAACGAAGGGGCGCGGTGCCGTGAGCTCCGCCCCGAAGAACCCGGCGAGGAAGAGCCGTTGCTGCCAACGGGGTGCCTTCCACAAAAAGGAAGGCATCTTCCAATCTTGAGATGCTTTGCGCCCCACGGGGATTCCGAGCGCCACCAGGAGCAGGGCGAATCCGAGCGAAGGCACGCGGACATAGTGTTCGGTGCTCTCGGTGCGAACCACCCCGTAGGTCGTGGGGATCGTGTGACGCCGATGGCGCGAGTAGACCCGCGAGACCGTGATCCAGGGCCGAAGCTCGGCGGCGATCCTTTCGAGATCGTGCTTCTGCCCACTGATCGTGACGGAACCCTTGCCGCTTCGGCGCTCGAAGGAGATCGAGCCGTCGCCGAGCACGTACCCGGCGACCTTGAGGAGCACCGGAAGGGCTGGGTGGTCGAACGTGAGCGGGAGGAGCGGCTGGAGGTCCGTGAGAGCCTGCGTCAACCTCGAGCCTCGATCATCCTTCCCGAGTCGTGCCGCTGTCCCGAGGAAGTCCTGTTTCGAAACGATGACCTCAGCAGTGGGCTTCTCATAGGGAACGCCCTCGAAGGGGACGACGGCGATTCGATCGCCTCGCTCGAGCCGCCCCAGCGCCCGCATGCCCCTGGGCGTGAGGAACGGGTGATCCTCGCTGGCGACGGCTTTGCGACCCGAGGCCGTCAGAAGCTCCCACACTTGCTTCCGTGGTGACTGCGCGAGTCCTGCCACGACGGCGGCGTGCGTGAGCCGCTTCGCGCGGCGGTCGAAGACCGAGACCGGATCGCGAGCCTGCTCCGCGACGATCTCCCGGATCGGCCGGCTGTACCCATCAGGGAACAGTACGACCGTACCTCCTTCGAAGCAGTTGATGTCGTACCCCACTCCCCCGGGGGAGATCACGCCTTCCTCGGCGTCGAATGCCGCGACCCCGCCGATAGGGAAGCCGTAACCCCAGTGGAAGTCGGGCATGGCGAGAGAGTGCCCGACGATGCCGGGGAGGTGGGCGACATTCCTGACCTGGGCGATCGCCTCGTCGGTCTTCTGGGAGTCCATCAGCTGGCGTGTGGCGAAGATACGTCCAGGGACGCGCATCCCGCCTGTCTTGGGGATTTCGTAGAGGTATGGCCTGATCTGGACGAGGTCGGTCATTCGCTCTCCTGCATCGTAGCGTCGCGCCGTCATTCACCTGATTCGCCCATACAGCCGTCCGTCTCCCCGCGGGCGGGACGCAGCCGTGAGTACCTCATCCAGGTCGCTCAAACATCGAAGATGACCTGGGCCATCCATCCTTCGTTTTCCCGCTCTAGCCGCAGTTGATGGTAGGTCACTGCCTTGAGCTCGGTCACGAGGCGGTGGCGACCGGGATCGAAGGGTTCCCATACCGTCTCGATGACCCCCGAGCCCGAGGCGAAGCGGATGTACATGACATGCTCGGCTGAAAAGCGAAAGAGGAGGTCGGCGAGAAACT
The DNA window shown above is from Candidatus Krumholzibacteriia bacterium and carries:
- a CDS encoding RtcB family protein; translation: MTDLVQIRPYLYEIPKTGGMRVPGRIFATRQLMDSQKTDEAIAQVRNVAHLPGIVGHSLAMPDFHWGYGFPIGGVAAFDAEEGVISPGGVGYDINCFEGGTVVLFPDGYSRPIREIVAEQARDPVSVFDRRAKRLTHAAVVAGLAQSPRKQVWELLTASGRKAVASEDHPFLTPRGMRALGRLERGDRIAVVPFEGVPYEKPTAEVIVSKQDFLGTAARLGKDDRGSRLTQALTDLQPLLPLTFDHPALPVLLKVAGYVLGDGSISFERRSGKGSVTISGQKHDLERIAAELRPWITVSRVYSRHRRHTIPTTYGVVRTESTEHYVRVPSLGFALLLVALGIPVGRKASQDWKMPSFLWKAPRWQQRLFLAGFFGAELTAPRPFVRANHSFQCPVLVAVKREGYVDSGREFLLEVARMLEGFGVSSLTVSSRPEQLNSDGRRSIRLRLVISSREENLLRLWGRIGYEYCEKRANLARAATGYLQRKRAFVAARETVRREILELRAISRWGAKRIMAAVSAGGVPVNLRFVEHTIYGGAKRSLRAPAGFPTFSDWCEEWSRGEVVWEEVAAKVPRRGVRRVYDLTVAHRDHTFVANGFVVHNCGVRIVRTSLDRRDVQPKLRELVRNLFHSIPAGVGSAGSIPTPQGKDRIAIVTQGAQWAVDHGYGVAEDLEHIEDGGVYPGADPKAVSDRAFNRGMPQVGTLGSGNHFLEIQVVDEIYRRDVADHFGLRPGTVCFSVHSGSRGFGYQVCDDFLKTMIQASRDYGIDLPDRQLCCAPLHSPEAKRYLAAMACAANFAWANRQVMTAITRRVLAQTLGVSEVSLEAHLIYDVCHNIAKFEEHGGRKVCVHRKGATRAFGPGNSSLPPAYRDLGQPTFIPGDMGRASYLLVGKEGSMRETFGSTCHGAGRAHSRTAMKRMTHGRDLFKELEERGVIVMAHGRDSVAEEMPEAYKDASLVVDVMEQAGVSDKVARLRPIGCIKG
- a CDS encoding DoxX family protein; translated protein: MRRIDAPTYATRDLGLLLLRLVVGFSMAAFHGYGKISGGPERWARIGAALPDLGIHGLHTFWGFMAGFAEFGCSLLLMLGLFFRPAAALLGFNMCVAISRHLRLPAGEESAGWNGASHALEFLGVYLALFLTGPGPYALGVLRRK
- a CDS encoding archease, with translation MLDTPFEEIEPTADWALRVRGRTLPALFTAAARGMFSLLTDLSAVRPEVRLELDLRAFDTETLLVDWLNELLYRAEEKKIVFSVFDITALERTDPARPLDPARLRALVAGGPSRDLHKAIKAATFSGLSIRHDDAGYVTELVFDV
- a CDS encoding archease; translated protein: MSYELLDHTGDVGIVVRARDIETLFAEAATAMFAILADAAEPRAAGTTAAMPHRETVPLPEAPTAEDLREFLADLLFRFSAEHVMYIRFASGSGVIETVWEPFDPGRHRLVTELKAVTYHQLRLERENEGWMAQVIFDV